TAAGATCATATATATATGATGTGTATCCTTCAAACAGCATTGCAGATCCATCCTTTGAAGTAAAGCTCACAGATCCAGATGGCAAGGAGGGCAAAGCTGTGCAGAAAGCTGTGCAATATGCAGGTTCAGTCACAATGGGAAATGTTCCCTATCCGGTATTCAAGGTATCCGGGAATAATTCAGAATATCAGGAATACTCAAAGAGCTATGTGGAAACATATACATTAAAGGCATCTGCAGGCCAATGGACACTGTCAGTAATGCCACATAACACGGAGAACTTTGAGTACTCCATAAGTGCCGAACCTTCCCAATGAAACGAGGTGAAGTTGCCAGCCTGACGGGAACTAGAGGGGAAGCTGGCACCTCACACCTTTTTTACTTCTATTGATATGGATGTTATCAATTAACAATAGGCCAGAGGGTTTTTGATCTATATTAAAACCGACCAGAAAGCTTCCAGGCACTTATTTTTGATCTCCTGCTATCTTTAGCTGCATTACGGCATCAGAAATACCCCATAGATCATCACATCATGGAAGTATTACGTTTAAAATATTAGCACTTCATTTTTATTCTATTAATTACATTAAATTAACTTGTGGACATTCCAGTCCATTTCCAAATCCGGAAGGTCAAGTCAGATGAATATAAATACTTTGGTAGATCCCCAGAAGAAGTGTGCGCCAAAGCCCAAAAGTCTTGGGCCTGTATCCAGTCTTGAAGAACATGTGAACCCTGACTGGTGGAAGAAGATATTCAATTCCCTCTATCTGAAGACAGATGCTGATGTAGTAGGTGATTCCGAGATAACCAGGGAAGAGATCGATATGTTCCTATCCGTTCTGAACCTTGCGCAGGAGAGTAAGATCCTGGACCTGTGTTGCGGACAGGGACGCCACTCCATGGAAGTATCAAGAAGAGGGTTCAAGAACGTGGAAGGACTGGACAGATCTCATTACCTTATTCAGAAAGCAAAAAGCGTTGCTAAAAGAGAAGGCCTGAATGTTCGTTTCAGGGAAGGGGATGCACGTAAAACACCCTATTCGACTGATAATTTTGATGCTGTGTTCCTGCTGGGGAACAGTTTTGGTTACTTTGAGACATCCGAAGAGGATCTGAGGGTGCTGAATGAAGTAAAAAGAGTGCTTAAACCCTGGGGAAAAGTCCTGCTGGACGTGACTGATGGCTCTTACCTGAAATCAAATTATCAGCCCAGGTCCTGGGAATGGATTGATAAGCACAACTTCGTGTGCAGGGAACGTTCTCTATCTCTCGATGATCAGAAACTGATCTCCAGGGAGGTAATAGTCAATGATGAACAGGGTGTCATTGCCGATCAGTTCTATGCTGAAAGGCTGTACACACAAGAGTCACTTCAGGAGCTCCTCAAAAAGGCTGGTTTCAGTGATGTTGAGGTCGTAAACTCCATTGGATCTAACAGTAAGAGGAACCAGGACCTTGGCATGATGGAGAAGCGCATAATAATCACTGCTAACCTGCGCAAGGAATGGACAGAACCTAAAAAGAAGGTCCATGCAATACAAAAGGATGTAGTGGTAGTATTCGGTGATCCGTCCAAGAGAGATTCTCTGAAGCCATGCGGTGTTTTTGATGATGATGATCTGTATACCATTGACCAATTAAAAGGTGCTCTTAAGGAAAGAGGAGAATATTCTTTCAAGTTCCTGGATAACCATGACACCCTGATACAGGATCTGCAACGCCTTAAGGGAAAAGTGGATTTCATTTTCAACCTTTGTGATGAAGGTTATTCTAACGATCCACTGAAAGAACTGCATGTGCCGGCTTTGCTTGAGATTCTGGGTATACCTTATACCGGATCAGGTCCTCAATGTCTTGCTTTCTGTTATGATAAAGCTCTGGTAAGGGGTATTGCTAAGGATCTTGGCGTGCCTGTTTCCGAAGGTATAGTCATTAAGGCGGAGGATGTTCTGTTCGAAGTGCCTATGCAGTTCCCTGTAATAGTCAAACCCAACTTCGGGGATTCAAGTTTCGGACTCAATCAGCACAGTGTATGCCATAACCGTGATGAGGTTGTAAGGGCTATCTATGACATAAGAGAGGGTCTGGGCTATGATAAGCCCATCCTTGTTGAAGAGTTCCTCACAGGAAAGGATCTGAGCATAGGCATCATAGGAAATCCTCCGGAGAACTATACGGTTTTACCCATTATAGAGGAGGACTATTCTGAACTTCCTTCCGAATTACCCAGGATGTGCGGTTATGAGGCAAAATGGATCCCTGATTCCCCATACTGGAAGATCCATTCCATTGCAGCTGAAATTCCAAAGGATGTTGAAGAGTTCATACTGGAATGCAGCTTAAAGATGATAACAAGGCTCGAGTGCAGGGATTACACGCGTCTGGACTGGCGTATGGATGCAGCCGGCAACCCAAAGCTACTGGAAGTAAATCCCAATCCCGGATGGTGCTGGGACGGACACCTGGCTAAAATGGCGGCCTTGGCAGGCATCTCCTATCCGGAAATGATCGCCAGCATCCTCAAAAGCACAGATGAGAGGATAACCGGGGCAGAACCGGTCAAGAGTTCGGGACCAGTTCCTGAATTTAAATTTGAGCTCTGTTAGAAGCAGCGTAGGGAGTGAATTTTAGTATTGGCCCATGTCTTGATGATGTGGGCTTTGATTCTATTTTTGGTGATGTGCAGCATTCTATACATCAGATACTATTTCAGAATTATGATTCAGTGTATCGATTCCTAATTCTATGATAAGAACGGAACCCGAATATTCTGTAGACATTGACACGAAAGATGCTTATTAATTGCACAAATTGTACATAGAACAATTCCATCATTAAAAACAATTGAATCACTGCCTTAATCGTAATTGTAATTTTAATATAAATTTTTGTAGAAAGTGTTTCGATGTCAAAATACTATAGGATATCCTCCCTTACCATGTAACCAACGACAGATTCTTTCTCAATTAAAAAATTTAATACAACTAAAAGTTCTTGTTTCAATTTTACAGTTTTTCTTATATCTTCCCGATTCTTATAACTGTACTTCTTCACAATATTTTCTATATAATAAATGGTATTTGTCTCTAACTTCTCATTCCATAAATTCTGATTAGTAGTCAATATTTCAGAAATCCAAGATATGCCATTGTTAAGATAGTTACTTCCTATACCATTTAACAATTTTGAAATTGAATAAAGGGTAGAAGTACAAGGCCCTATCTTTTTTATTATATTTGCAAAGAATCGTCTATTAGCATCTGTTAGTGTTTGCCAATCTGTGTCTTTTTCGTTCCAGTAGGTTTGAGCGAAAAGATAACTTTGCACAATACTTTTTACATCCTTTTGTTTATCACCATCTTTACATAAATCAACTACTTTCTCATAAAACATATCCCATACTTTCCAGAAATTATTGTAGCTATTCAACCTATATTCTGCTACTATGAATTCTTCAAATAAGTCAGCTATAGCTTCTGAACTGCTGAAATTATCAATAAATGGCCTTAGATAAGTAGGAATATCTTGTTCAGAGGAACTCAACGTAAAATATGCTAGTTTTTTTAAAAAGGAGTGCCCAGTGTTATAATCAACTATTTTCTTGGTTCTGTTAGATAATAGTTCTTTTGCAAAAGTGGAAATAATAGACTGAGCAATTATTTTATGCTCGTTATTGTCGGTATTTAATGGGATTATCTTAAAAGCTGTTTTTAATATACGTGGATCTAATTGCTCGATATTTTTTAAATCATCAAATGATATCTTGTTCTCGATGACTTTTTTTATATCTTCTTCATTCTCTGTTAAGAACTTTTGATTCACTTCCGTATATAAGTCATGTGTATTTCTTACATATTTTCCATATCGAAGATCTTTTTTTAATGCTTCATATCTCGGTTTTAGGAGTAAATATCCGAAAAGTAAAGATTGAGCCTCTTTGAAATTTACTGACCATATACTATCGATTCCTATAATAGCGAATTCATTGAATTCTGTTCCTGCCATGCCAAAAGTTTCGTCTTTAAACATGGTTAATATCAAAATTATTTTTATTTTTATTTTATCTTCTGGAAATTTTTGAAGCAATAGAGGAAGAACAGAAAGTGTTGACTGTGTTCCATCTGATACTTGATATTTGTAATTTGGCTGTAAAGAATGACAAGCAACATTTAGAACGACCTCTTTACAAAAAATTCTATCATCTGCACTGATATCTCCAAAGTACTCTCTTAATAAAATAGAGCAAACCTCTGCAGGGATGGAATAATTAAAAAGATAGAACGTATCTTCAGGGGCTTGCTCTAAAGTATAAACTATTTCTTTAACTTCTTTCAATGCAAGCTGAGGATTATTTTCATATTGTGTATATTGTTGATGTCTTTGATCATTTTGTATTTTATATTTAGCCCATAATTTTAATCTGCCGTATTTCATTGGTTCCAAGTCATTTTCTACTGATCTGTCTATGTATTTTCTTAGTTCAGAATCGATCTCAGGGTTTAAATGAATAACAAAACCATCTTCTTTTTCTTCGATTGTAGGTTTAATTTTTCTTTTGTCCATCCTTGCTAGAAAGAGTCGCCATGTTTTATCATCTTCAGTTTCATCTTGCTTGTTTGGTAGTTTTTGATGATATTCGTCAAGAATATTCCATATAATTCTTTGTTTTCTATCTGCCTCATTTTCGCTAATATCTTTGCTCCTAAAAAGCTGATAGTTTAAAATTATATTCTCTATGGATAGCTTTCGGTGTTTATCATCACAAGCTTCTCTCCTCTCGTCTGCATATATTTCTTTTTTGTAGTCTATCCTAAATCCAGCTAAACCCAAAAGGGTATTATTATTGTATTGTTCAGAGAATAATCTTTGGGTGTCATAGAATAGTAATTGCTTAGTTTGGAATAGCGCCATTGCAACATTAAAAGTTTTATCGGGATATGCTAAAACAATGCTAGTTACTACTGCTGTAATAGAAGCTGATTTCGAGTTTTTTAGCAAAAACAATAGCAGCCTTTCTAAAGTCTGTTGATCTGTATATTTCCCAAAATCTAAGAGAAATTTCTCTAAAGCCATATGGATTGATTCAAGTAGATAAGTAGATCCTTTTGTACCTCTATAAGTGTTCCAAAGTCTATCATTAATGTATTGCTTATAAGTGCGATCATCAATTGTGACTTCTACTTCTTCAATTTTGTCTTCATATTTTGCAAAGTCCGACTTTGCATAACAGTCAACTACTTTGTTAGTAAATTTGATTATAAAAAGGATTGTTTTCTCGGGAGAACGTTTAAGTAACCAATAAATAGGTGTTTGAAATGCACTTGATGGATAGTAATTTTGATGATTTTCTTCTATACAAAAATACTTTTCAATTTCCATTATTGAATACGACTCAAATTTTTCTTTTTCAGGGATTTGGAACCAAAATAAATCTGCAAGTTTTAATATGCAATCGGGAAGTGTCTTAATAACTTCAATGTTTTCCATGCATTTAATCAAAATAGTATTTACCATATCATAATATGGATCTCCGTATCTTTTCCATTTATTATTTAATATGTTTTCAAAGATCTGATTTAATTCATATTTGATTTCGGATGCACCAGATAAAATAGTTTTGCAAAGATTTTCTTTGACATCACCATGAGAATAGTAGCTATCTTTTTGAACTAGCCATTGATAATACTTTAAAGCTATTAGACTAGATAATTTTGTGGTTTTTCCGTGCTTGAATTTGCCATTCCAATCGTATATTATGGGTAATAAAAAAGAAGTATTTTCCACTCCTATCTGATTCAAAAATTTATACGTAAATTCTATAAGACTATTCCACCCCTCACCCTTGGGTTTGGAAAATATATATTCTATTGGATACAAATTTAATTTTTTAATTCCTAATTGTGTAATGAATTCGTAATCAACTTCTTTGCAGGCAATTTTTAGTAAAAATGATATTCTTTTCAGTAGTTCTTGGTTATTCTCTAGCAATTTCTCTTCAAACAATTCAAAGAAAGTATCTGAATAATCAGAAAGTAAAATCGATATTAAAATCTCATCTTTCCAATATAATTGAATCTTTTCATCATCGATTGCTTCTTCAATGAATTGTTGAATTGATTCATCTTTTAATAATAACTTTTCTGAGACCCAATTTCTAAAACTTCTACGAATCGGAAGCTCTTCTCCAATTCGTTCAAAAAAATCTAAATTATTAGACCTTTTTAAATATGCATTTTGAATTATTCTCTCTAATGCCCATTCTTCATAAATATCTTGAGTAATGAAGTAACCTGCTGTATTATATTCTAATATTCCATCATGGTATAATTCTTCCAAAATATATGGATCACAATTTGGGGTCACAAAGAATTGAGATTCTTTAACTCTTTGCAAAGCAATATGTAAAAAGCATTGTTCCCTTGTTGACTTTGATTTTTTAATTTCTTTATTCCACAAATTGTTTCTAAAATTCAAATAACCAAGGTTTTCTTTTGTATAGTACTTTAGGTATTCTTTCAAATAGAACGAATTTTTGATAAGTTCTATTACTTTTTTATCCTCTGGAAGTATGAACCCATGCTTCTGGGATAGTTCAATTAATTTGCCTTCATCTAGAGTTTGTAGATCTATATTGTAAGGTATAATCTTATAAATTTCAATAAATTGGTAATTGAGATCTTCTAAATAGTTAGTTCTTGTAGTAAAAATAATCTTCCAATTGTTTTTTATCATGGCAGATAGACACTCTTTAAAAGGATCTGTATTTTGTAGATCCAATAATCTTTCTGCCGAATCAATGACAATAATCTTATTTTCTTCCTCTCTATGAGCTTCTATAAAATCTTGTAAATTAAAATTTGAAAATAGAACCTTTATGTTGCCTACGTTAAACTCATTAGACTTAAAAATATAGAATGGAATCTTCTTTTCTAATTCTTGGTAATATTTTTTAATGACAGCAGTTTTTCCTACTCCTCCAACTCCACTTAAGATTATTATCTGTCTTTCACTAATGTTATTTTTAATCTTTTGTAAAATGTTACTTCTGTCAATTTCTATTTTTTCAGTATCGAACTCTATATATGTTTGAATTTGAGATAGCAATGACTCTGTACTTTTTTCTTTTTCTTTTAAAAGGGTAATAATACTTCCATCTAACAAAAAGAAGTGAGATGCTATATTTTCATTGGTAGTTGTTACAAAAGGGGATTCAAAAAAGCTTGCTGTTCTCCAATCGATTTCAATACTTAAATCATTGGCTCTTTGTTCTATAGTTTTTTTTGTTTTTGGAGCATCTTGCCCTGTTCCTTTAGTCCAGTCCAGATTTGTATAAACAATAATTTTAGTAATATCGGGGTAATCTCTTTTGCTTTTGTTTAACATTTCAGTGAAATCATCGAGATGATCTTTCAAAGGAGTCTCATAAAATTTTGCTTGCCAACCGATTACCTCCCCTTCTTTATTAATAGGGTTTGTCTCAATCCCAGATTGGTTTTTGTATCGAAAAATGCCCGGAGTCTTGTCGTATTCTTGACAAAAAAGAGAATAGCATAACCACTCAAAATTTCTGTGAGGATTGTCACTAAACTTTGCTTTAAATATATTCCAATCTGGTTTAATCATGTATTTGAATTCATTCCAACATCTTATAAATAAATCGTTTTCATAGGTTCATAGTGAAAAAGTTCTAAATCGCTTTCAGAATGTAGAAATATGGCATAATATACAGATTTTTATTTAATCGGGTGATAAAGGAATCAATATGGTAAAAATAATTACTGTGTATCTAAAAGCCATGCACACAGCTTACAGATTCTGATTTCTTCTTGCTATAAGACGTTAATACATAGCTCCAATTATTATATTTGTATTTTAATCCCTCGGTGCTTCATCGTCTATAGATTTTCAATTCTTTCAACTTAGCATTCTTTGTGTCTATAATCCTCTATTTTCGGATCAGTTCTCAGAATAGAGAGGGTCTATTATCTCGCCTACCTAACCATTCTTACACGAAAAATGTATGTATCTCTCCGAGCATGTAATAACCAGATACGATGAGAGAATTTATAGAACAGCTAAGAAGCAATGGCAAGATCACGGATATCAGGCAGAGTGTTTCAAGGGAGTTCGAAGCACCCAGGATAGCGAAAAAGACACCTGGACCTGTGTTTTTCCATGATATCGAGGGAAAGAAAGCGATCATGAACCTGCTGGGTACGCGGGATGAGCTTGCAGTCATGCTCGGAGTGCCCCGGGATATGATCATTCAGAAACTTTCTGAAGTCCAGCCGAACGGGGAGGTAGTAATAGTTTCGGGGTCTCCTACAATGGAAGTTGTGGATGAGGAGGTTGACCTGTACAGCCTCCCCATTATGAAACATTTTGCAAAGGACGGAGGTCTTTACATCACTGCCGGTATCGTGGTCAGTGAGTACGAAGGCTCCATGAATGCATCCATACACCGCCTGATGGTGCTTGATAAGGATAAGCTGGCTGCAAGGCTTGTGCCTCCGAGGCATACCTATGTATTGCACAAAAAGGCTGCTTCAAAGGTAGACAAACTGCCGATAGCAATTGTCATAGGTGCCGATCCGGTAATAACGTTCGCCTCAACCACCCGTGTGCCCGTAGGAACAGAATTCCACTATGCAGCAGCTCTTAGAGGTGCTCCGGTGGAATTGTTCGCATGCAGCAATGGCGTGAAAGTTCCTCACGCTGAGATCGTACTGGAAGGTTACATCGACCCTGTGGAACGTGTGTCAGAAGGACCATTTGTTGATATCACCGGCACTTATGACGAGATACGTCCTGAACCTGTTATACACATTACAAAGATCATACACAGGAAAGATCCCATTTATCACGGCATCCTTCCGGCGGGACCGGAACACCTGCTTATGATGGGTGTGCCATACGAACCTAAAATATACAGAGCTGTGAGCGAGGTGACCACAGCGAAGAACGTGGTGCTCACAGAAGGCGGATGCTGTTATCTGCATGCAGTGGTGCAGATCGAAAAGCAGACCGAAGGTGATGGAAAGAACGCTATCATAGCAGCCTTTGCAAGCCACACAAGCCTTAAGCATGTGGTGGTAGTGGACGAGGACATCGATATCTTCGACCCGAAGGACGTGGAGTTCGCCATTGCGACCCGCGTAAAGGGCGACATGGATGTCATGATCATTACCAATGTCCGGGGAAGTTCCCTGGACCCGCGGGGCGCACCTGACGGCACAACTACAAAAATAGGTATAGATGCCACTAAAGTCCTGAAACAGGTGGAGATATTTGAAAGGGCGAAGATGCCCGAGTAGGTGGACCATGTATCTTACAACAGAAGAACAGGCAATGCTCGATGGCGAAGAAGGCGAAACACTTCGGAAGGCCATTGAGATACTGGTTTCCCTGGGCGATATTTACGGTGCTGACAGGCTAATTCCTGTCAAGAGCGCACAGATTGCCGGTGTTTCCTACAAGACCATAGGCGATGCAGGCCTGGAATGGATATCTGATCTGCATGGCAAAGTAAGGATCCCCTCCATACTCAATCCTGCGGGCATGGACCTGCAGGACTGGGAAAAAATGCGGATAGATCCGGAATTTGCACATAAACAACAGCTTATTATTGAAGCTTACGAAAAACTGGGTATCAGCTCCAAATGCACGTGTACTCCCTATTATCTGGAAGGATTCAATGCCATCTGCGCAGATCACCTTGCATGGAGCGAGTCATCCGCAGTCTCCTATGCAAATTCCGTCATCGGGGCAAGGACTAACCGTGAAGGTGGTCCATCAGCTCTCTCGGCAGCCCTTGTGGGCAAGACTGCCAACTATGGATACCATCTCGATGAGATGCGCAAACCCACAGTATCGGTTACAGTGGATTATGAACTGAAGGGCTCTGATTACGGTGCCCTTGGGTATATCGTAGGGAATATAGTGGGCAGCAGAGTGCCTTTGTTCATCCTGAAAGGCAAGCCTGACAATGAAGAGCTGAAGTCGCTGGGTGCTGCCATGGCCGCTTCCGGAGCTGTTGCCCTGTATCATGTGGAAGGCGTTACCCCTGAAGCAAGGAAGAACAAATTTGCAAGGCCCGATGAGAACATAGTCATCGAGGAAAGTCAGATAAGGGAAATATACGACAAGACAAAACCCGACATCAATGACCTGGATATCATAACAATAGGCTGTCCGCATTGTTCCCCGGCCGAACTTTCTCTGATAGCAGGATTGCTTGAAGGCACGACCGTTAGTAAGGAAGTGTGGATCTGCACTTCCAGGGAAGTTGCAAACAAGTATGCTGGAATTGTAAAGTCCATTGAGAAAAGCGGGGCAAAAGTGATCTGCGATACATGTATGGTCGTATCACCGGCAACTGAAAAATATAAGGCGATGATGGTGAATTCCGGCAAAGCCCTGGCATACGTACCCGGTATGTGTGGGGTTCCCACCCTCTTTGGTGATATCTATAAATGTATCAGGGAGGCGGTGAAGGAATGAAGGTCAAGTGCCGGACCATTTCCAGAGGCTGTGCAGAGGGGGAAGTGCTGATTACGAGTGATACCATCTCGTTTTTGGGTAACATAGATCCTAAGACCGGGAAAGTGGTGGATGGCAACCATGAACTTTTCGGGCAGTCGATCAAGGACAAGGTCTTGGTCTTCCCTCATGGGAAGGGCTCGACTGTGGGTTCATATGTAATATACCAGCTCTTCAAGAACGGCGTTGCCCCTGCAGCCATGATCAACCTGGAATCTGAGCCTATAGTTGCTGTAGGTGCTATTATTTCTGCCATACCGCTGGTTGACAGACTGGAGAAGGATCCAGGTTCCATCCTCAAGAATGGCATGTCCATAAAAGTAAATAGTAGTGAAGGGTATGTCGAAGTACCTGAAGGATAATGACCCTGAAAATGCAAAAAGTTACTGAAAAAGTGGGGTACTAATGGAAATTTGTCTGAGGTGGAAAAGAAAGAACGCTTTCAGCCTTGCTGCGCTTGCACCATTGCTGCCCAGTATACGCAGAGTTAAAACACCCACTGACGGTATAATGATCTATAGTCTGGTGACCAGGCAGGCAGCAAGCGTTTTCAGGGAAGTGCAGAATGCAACCACCAATTCAATTTTCATAGCTGGTGGCCCTCATCCATCTGGAGATCCTGAAGGCACTTTGCGATACTTTGATTATGTGGTGATAGGTGAAGGTGAAGCAACACTTCCAGAGCTTGTACAAACGTTGCTGCAAGGTGGAGATGTGAGCACTGTCAAAGGTATCGCCTACAGGGATACCGATGGAAAAATAATCTTCACTCCAAAAAGGGAGCCTATAGAACTGGATGATTTCCCCTGTTTCGATCCGCATCTTATCAAAGCTCCCATAGAGATCAGCCGGGGATGTCCCTGGAAGTGTAAATACTGCCAGATCCCACAGATGTTCGGCAGTAAAGTAAGGCACCGCAGTATAGATTCCATAGTGAAGTATGCTCAGCACTATAAGGACCTGAGGTTCGTTTCATCTAATTCGTTCGCCTATGGAGGCGATGGTATACATCCGAGGTTCGATAAGGTGGAAAAACTACTGGAAGCGTTGCATGCGATCGGGAACAAGGACATTTATTTTGGTACTTTTCCTTCGGAAGTGAGACCAGAGTTCGTGACAGACGAATCTCTGGAAATGGTGAACAAGTATTGTACCAATGACAGGATCAGTCTTGGTGCACAGTCCGGCAGTGAATGTGTTCTTAGAGAGATCCGCAGGGGTCACAGTGTAAGGGAAGTAGAAATAGCCGTTGAACGTTGTTTTGAACATGGGATCACACCTACTGTTGACTTTATCCTGGGTTTCCCTGATGAAACCGAAGAAGAGCAGGAGATGAGCCTTGAACTTATAAAGTGGATATGCATCAAAGGCGGTGAAGTGCGGGCACATTATCTTGAACCTTTGCCTGGAACACCTTATGCTCGTGTGTCTCCAAGCAAGGTAAGCGAAAAGGTTAACAGTGAACTTGGCAAGCTTGCTCTGAACGGCAAGATAACGGGTTCATGGGAGTGAATGTTCTGTGATGATCTGGGTATTGTAGCTTTCAAAGCAGGTGCTCTTCGAATTTCCCATTACAAAATACCATGACCCTCACTTTTTGACCTTTACTCAGCTTGCGCATCATGCGGTCATAGATGCTCTGGACATGTTTCAGGTGGTTTTTTTTAAAATGTGCACTGACCGTTTCCAGAAACCATATATGATGCTTAAGGTATGCTGTTTCGTATTCTTTTGTCAGGGACGCTATACTGGCGCATTCTTCATCGGTTATCTCTGAATGATAGCATCCATGTTCGTTCAGACCGCTGATCTGTCTCCAGTCCATTTTCCCGGACTCATCTGCTTCACGGTGCAGCATGTACGGATAAAGCCTGCAGATCAAGGGCCTGTCTTCGTAGATCCGACATCTTCCTCCTTCAAGGAACATGCATGACCCATCTTCTTTGGTACGCAGCGCGTAGCCGGAAACATAGAAAGCCCCGTTGTTATCGCAAAATTCAAAATATGGCGCAGGTTTCAAGGTATCAGATGCTATTTCCCTGATACGGCGTACTTCCGGATCAAGCAGGAAAATATGATCGTTGAACTCATGAGTACAGCATTTTGCGCACATATCACACTCAAAGCCTACCTCTTTGATGATCTCGCAGAGCTTTTCCACTGGGTATTCCTCCAGATCATGGAGCTCTATTTTTATGTCAAGTATCTGTTCTTCTATAGATGGTCTGGCTACAATGACCAACTCCATTGATGATGACCAACATTTGACCGGTACGTTATTAAGTCTATCTTCAATGTATTCTGAAGGCTTTCCGCAGCAAGGTCAAAAAAGAGCAATGTTCCCGTAAAGTTTAATTATGAGCATCGCCTCTAATGCTAAACTTACTTATGATTACATTATCGATATTCAAATATTACATGAGGATTCATAATGGGTAAAACAGGCAGCATAGTATGGGCAAAGGTCAAAGGAAGAAAAGGTAGGACCATAAAGGTAAAGAAAGCAGAGGAAGCTAAGGCACACCCCGGCCCTGCACAGAGGTATATGGCATCGGGTGCAAAGAGAAGATTCATAAGGCGCTCTCCGAAATCTATAGTCAAGTAAAGATTATTCTTTTTTCAATGGCAGAGTATTCATAGTGTTTTCGATATCACTCTGCGATTTTTCACTTTTTGTCTTTAAGTGGGTTTGACCAAACTCATGCGTAAAGGATATATAGAACTACAATCATTAAA
This DNA window, taken from Methanomethylovorans hollandica DSM 15978, encodes the following:
- the avs4 gene encoding AVAST type 4 anti-phage nuclease Avs4; its protein translation is MIKPDWNIFKAKFSDNPHRNFEWLCYSLFCQEYDKTPGIFRYKNQSGIETNPINKEGEVIGWQAKFYETPLKDHLDDFTEMLNKSKRDYPDITKIIVYTNLDWTKGTGQDAPKTKKTIEQRANDLSIEIDWRTASFFESPFVTTTNENIASHFFLLDGSIITLLKEKEKSTESLLSQIQTYIEFDTEKIEIDRSNILQKIKNNISERQIIILSGVGGVGKTAVIKKYYQELEKKIPFYIFKSNEFNVGNIKVLFSNFNLQDFIEAHREEENKIIVIDSAERLLDLQNTDPFKECLSAMIKNNWKIIFTTRTNYLEDLNYQFIEIYKIIPYNIDLQTLDEGKLIELSQKHGFILPEDKKVIELIKNSFYLKEYLKYYTKENLGYLNFRNNLWNKEIKKSKSTREQCFLHIALQRVKESQFFVTPNCDPYILEELYHDGILEYNTAGYFITQDIYEEWALERIIQNAYLKRSNNLDFFERIGEELPIRRSFRNWVSEKLLLKDESIQQFIEEAIDDEKIQLYWKDEILISILLSDYSDTFFELFEEKLLENNQELLKRISFLLKIACKEVDYEFITQLGIKKLNLYPIEYIFSKPKGEGWNSLIEFTYKFLNQIGVENTSFLLPIIYDWNGKFKHGKTTKLSSLIALKYYQWLVQKDSYYSHGDVKENLCKTILSGASEIKYELNQIFENILNNKWKRYGDPYYDMVNTILIKCMENIEVIKTLPDCILKLADLFWFQIPEKEKFESYSIMEIEKYFCIEENHQNYYPSSAFQTPIYWLLKRSPEKTILFIIKFTNKVVDCYAKSDFAKYEDKIEEVEVTIDDRTYKQYINDRLWNTYRGTKGSTYLLESIHMALEKFLLDFGKYTDQQTLERLLLFLLKNSKSASITAVVTSIVLAYPDKTFNVAMALFQTKQLLFYDTQRLFSEQYNNNTLLGLAGFRIDYKKEIYADERREACDDKHRKLSIENIILNYQLFRSKDISENEADRKQRIIWNILDEYHQKLPNKQDETEDDKTWRLFLARMDKRKIKPTIEEKEDGFVIHLNPEIDSELRKYIDRSVENDLEPMKYGRLKLWAKYKIQNDQRHQQYTQYENNPQLALKEVKEIVYTLEQAPEDTFYLFNYSIPAEVCSILLREYFGDISADDRIFCKEVVLNVACHSLQPNYKYQVSDGTQSTLSVLPLLLQKFPEDKIKIKIILILTMFKDETFGMAGTEFNEFAIIGIDSIWSVNFKEAQSLLFGYLLLKPRYEALKKDLRYGKYVRNTHDLYTEVNQKFLTENEEDIKKVIENKISFDDLKNIEQLDPRILKTAFKIIPLNTDNNEHKIIAQSIISTFAKELLSNRTKKIVDYNTGHSFLKKLAYFTLSSSEQDIPTYLRPFIDNFSSSEAIADLFEEFIVAEYRLNSYNNFWKVWDMFYEKVVDLCKDGDKQKDVKSIVQSYLFAQTYWNEKDTDWQTLTDANRRFFANIIKKIGPCTSTLYSISKLLNGIGSNYLNNGISWISEILTTNQNLWNEKLETNTIYYIENIVKKYSYKNREDIRKTVKLKQELLVVLNFLIEKESVVGYMVREDIL
- a CDS encoding UbiD family decarboxylase codes for the protein MREFIEQLRSNGKITDIRQSVSREFEAPRIAKKTPGPVFFHDIEGKKAIMNLLGTRDELAVMLGVPRDMIIQKLSEVQPNGEVVIVSGSPTMEVVDEEVDLYSLPIMKHFAKDGGLYITAGIVVSEYEGSMNASIHRLMVLDKDKLAARLVPPRHTYVLHKKAASKVDKLPIAIVIGADPVITFASTTRVPVGTEFHYAAALRGAPVELFACSNGVKVPHAEIVLEGYIDPVERVSEGPFVDITGTYDEIRPEPVIHITKIIHRKDPIYHGILPAGPEHLLMMGVPYEPKIYRAVSEVTTAKNVVLTEGGCCYLHAVVQIEKQTEGDGKNAIIAAFASHTSLKHVVVVDEDIDIFDPKDVEFAIATRVKGDMDVMIITNVRGSSLDPRGAPDGTTTKIGIDATKVLKQVEIFERAKMPE
- a CDS encoding methyltransferase domain-containing protein; this encodes MNINTLVDPQKKCAPKPKSLGPVSSLEEHVNPDWWKKIFNSLYLKTDADVVGDSEITREEIDMFLSVLNLAQESKILDLCCGQGRHSMEVSRRGFKNVEGLDRSHYLIQKAKSVAKREGLNVRFREGDARKTPYSTDNFDAVFLLGNSFGYFETSEEDLRVLNEVKRVLKPWGKVLLDVTDGSYLKSNYQPRSWEWIDKHNFVCRERSLSLDDQKLISREVIVNDEQGVIADQFYAERLYTQESLQELLKKAGFSDVEVVNSIGSNSKRNQDLGMMEKRIIITANLRKEWTEPKKKVHAIQKDVVVVFGDPSKRDSLKPCGVFDDDDLYTIDQLKGALKERGEYSFKFLDNHDTLIQDLQRLKGKVDFIFNLCDEGYSNDPLKELHVPALLEILGIPYTGSGPQCLAFCYDKALVRGIAKDLGVPVSEGIVIKAEDVLFEVPMQFPVIVKPNFGDSSFGLNQHSVCHNRDEVVRAIYDIREGLGYDKPILVEEFLTGKDLSIGIIGNPPENYTVLPIIEEDYSELPSELPRMCGYEAKWIPDSPYWKIHSIAAEIPKDVEEFILECSLKMITRLECRDYTRLDWRMDAAGNPKLLEVNPNPGWCWDGHLAKMAALAGISYPEMIASILKSTDERITGAEPVKSSGPVPEFKFELC